In the genome of Desulfovibrio sp. ZJ209, one region contains:
- a CDS encoding DVU0150 family protein, which translates to MRKLRRLWTWILGCALVLPALMPSIALAAKKKADVVIVADTRKLDGILYWWAEMYNESHLLFAIMTMVIIPIIGCILGWLADIVMSHIGIDLKHRELAEK; encoded by the coding sequence CTGCGCCGACTGTGGACCTGGATCTTGGGCTGCGCGCTCGTCTTGCCCGCCCTGATGCCTTCAATCGCCCTTGCCGCCAAGAAGAAAGCCGATGTCGTCATCGTGGCCGACACCCGCAAGCTCGACGGCATCCTTTACTGGTGGGCGGAAATGTATAACGAGAGCCACCTGCTCTTCGCCATCATGACCATGGTCATCATCCCCATCATCGGCTGCATCCTCGGCTGGCTCGCCGATATCGTCATGTCGCACATCGGCATCGACCTCAAACACCGCGAACTGGCGGAAAAGTAG
- a CDS encoding sulfite exporter TauE/SafE family protein, which yields MDWLYILMPISGVMIFWPGLIILGLGVGIIGGFFGLGGAWMVTPGLNILGFPMAFAIGTDVAQMAGKSLISTMRHGKFGNVDYLLGITMLIGTVVGVEIGAQMVMWLERIGSVDKVVRWLYVVLLVLLAWLVFHDVWLRRKKEREAAAQHKELDKAAVGVDWASKLQAIHIPPVVHFKNAGITCSAWLPITVSLFTGWLAGILGIGGGLIRMPALVYLVGCPTHLAVGTDLFEVAISGLYGTASYAYKGRVELMAALIMLCGAAIGAQIGVVATKYVKGYGIRFVFGLAVLGCLMSVVLKLLQAEFPSWGWLLGPLATVEVLGFVSAISIYIAVRMVQGAKAELAAKKQQAAGN from the coding sequence ATGGACTGGCTGTATATCTTGATGCCCATTTCCGGTGTGATGATCTTCTGGCCCGGCCTGATCATTCTTGGTCTCGGCGTGGGCATCATCGGCGGCTTCTTCGGCCTGGGCGGCGCCTGGATGGTCACGCCGGGCCTCAACATCCTCGGCTTCCCCATGGCTTTCGCCATCGGTACGGACGTGGCCCAGATGGCGGGCAAGTCGCTCATCTCCACCATGCGCCACGGCAAGTTCGGCAACGTGGACTACCTGCTCGGCATCACCATGCTCATCGGTACTGTGGTGGGCGTGGAAATCGGCGCCCAGATGGTCATGTGGCTCGAGCGCATCGGCTCGGTGGACAAGGTCGTCCGCTGGCTCTATGTGGTGCTGCTCGTGCTGCTCGCCTGGCTCGTCTTCCATGACGTGTGGCTGCGCCGCAAGAAGGAGCGCGAAGCCGCGGCCCAGCACAAGGAACTCGACAAGGCCGCCGTGGGCGTGGACTGGGCGAGCAAGCTCCAGGCCATCCACATCCCGCCTGTCGTGCACTTCAAGAACGCGGGCATCACCTGCTCCGCGTGGCTGCCCATCACGGTGAGCCTCTTCACCGGCTGGCTCGCCGGTATCCTCGGCATCGGCGGCGGCCTCATCCGCATGCCCGCCCTCGTCTACCTCGTGGGCTGCCCGACCCACCTCGCGGTCGGCACGGACCTCTTTGAAGTGGCCATCTCCGGCCTCTACGGCACGGCCTCCTACGCCTACAAGGGCCGCGTGGAGCTCATGGCCGCCCTGATCATGCTCTGCGGCGCGGCCATCGGCGCGCAGATCGGCGTGGTCGCCACCAAGTACGTCAAGGGCTACGGCATCCGCTTCGTGTTCGGCCTGGCCGTGCTCGGCTGCCTCATGTCCGTCGTGCTCAAGCTCCTCCAGGCCGAATTCCCGTCCTGGGGCTGGCTGCTCGGCCCCTTGGCCACCGTGGAAGTGCTCGGCTTCGTGAGCGCCATCTCCATTTACATCGCCGTGCGCATGGTGCAGGGCGCCAAGGCGGAATTGGCCGCCAAGAAGCAACAGGCCGCCGGCAACTAG
- a CDS encoding DUF4881 domain-containing protein — protein MKIRSLLLSLVLVLSFALAACDFDGGVEQGRTVGYDEANKTITMVVDTTLDQHNPHYSGGVHTFKLPTDPRDMGPAPVEGGRLMLEMDKGMMLYYDRDDQKVKEMPVEFVNVQKGVTAKAAAGKKFPIVDKAACTVTVYSPRLESIVTFKVPESDIDLPEYVWTAGDEARIAFRKENKNQAIRFMNVSKTSIFTR, from the coding sequence ATGAAAATTCGGAGTTTGCTGCTTTCGCTGGTGCTGGTCCTCTCCTTCGCGCTGGCCGCCTGCGACTTTGACGGCGGCGTGGAACAGGGCCGCACCGTGGGCTATGACGAAGCCAACAAGACTATCACCATGGTGGTGGACACCACCCTCGACCAGCACAACCCGCATTACAGCGGCGGCGTCCACACCTTCAAGTTGCCCACCGACCCGCGCGACATGGGCCCGGCCCCCGTGGAGGGCGGCCGCCTCATGCTCGAGATGGACAAGGGCATGATGCTCTACTATGACCGCGACGACCAGAAGGTCAAGGAAATGCCCGTCGAGTTCGTCAACGTGCAGAAGGGCGTCACCGCGAAGGCCGCGGCCGGCAAGAAGTTCCCCATCGTGGACAAGGCCGCCTGCACCGTGACCGTGTATTCCCCGAGGCTCGAGTCCATCGTGACCTTCAAGGTGCCCGAGAGCGACATCGACCTGCCGGAATATGTCTGGACGGCCGGCGACGAGGCGCGCATCGCCTTCCGCAAGGAAAACAAGAACCAGGCCATCCGCTTCATGAACGTCTCCAAGACGAGCATCTTCACCCGCTAG
- a CDS encoding YchJ family protein: protein MSRARPESPASSSTPSPAAVPAKAPCPCGSGKALGACCGPYLEGAAWPETAEALMRSRYTAYALGNYPWLVETTHPGARADVSAEGLAQQCKGVRWLRLDVEKCVDATEPGDADMVEFHALYELDGVVRQIGERSAFVRDGGRLYYMDGTALRPAAYRREAPKVGRNDPCPCGSGRKYKKCCGRNSGDAA, encoded by the coding sequence ATGTCCCGCGCGCGGCCCGAGTCCCCGGCATCATCCTCCACCCCATCCCCGGCAGCGGTTCCGGCTAAAGCGCCCTGCCCCTGCGGCAGCGGCAAGGCCCTTGGCGCCTGCTGCGGCCCTTATCTGGAGGGCGCCGCGTGGCCGGAGACCGCCGAGGCGCTCATGCGCTCGCGCTATACGGCCTATGCGCTCGGCAACTATCCGTGGCTCGTGGAGACGACCCACCCCGGCGCCCGGGCGGACGTGAGCGCGGAAGGGCTCGCGCAACAATGCAAGGGAGTGCGCTGGCTCCGGCTGGATGTGGAAAAATGCGTGGACGCCACCGAGCCCGGGGACGCGGACATGGTGGAATTTCACGCCCTGTACGAGCTCGACGGCGTGGTGCGCCAGATCGGCGAGCGCAGCGCCTTCGTGCGCGATGGGGGCAGGCTGTACTACATGGACGGCACGGCGCTCCGGCCCGCGGCCTACAGGCGCGAGGCGCCCAAGGTGGGCAGGAACGACCCGTGCCCCTGCGGCAGCGGCAGGAAATACAAGAAATGCTGCGGCCGCAACTCGGGAGACGCCGCATGA
- a CDS encoding glucose-6-phosphate isomerase produces MAAENGSTSYLEWSRAWTGRMPASGQALAARAPELAERLRAGVAAGEMPFLNMPYRERLEQALPPLLAKLKPFRHMLVLGIGGSALGARAMQKAFAPGQDGPDYAGPWLWIADNVCASQFEALLGKLPPKETVVVCISKSGGTIETLAQYFLVRAWLQKALGDGWQKHMVVVTDQKKGYLRQEATEKALDALEVPDYLGGRYSALSAVGLLPAGFIGIDWQALLRGAASVAQPLLADPASIARHPSFSLACWARELEEHDYGQLIFFCYIPQWAAYGQWFAQLWAESLGKDGKGSLPVPATGVTDQHSVNQMFLDGPRNKGCLFLTGEQPRSGRSFGQDLPEQWAWLRGKAFDSLLDAEALGTRMALCKSGVPLVNVHMGSLDEFAAGSLMMLLEAATIFTGWLMGINPVDQPAVELGKRIANTRLGAPGYTEEAADLAAFLAVPAEKQAF; encoded by the coding sequence ATGGCAGCGGAAAACGGCTCCACCAGTTATCTTGAATGGTCCCGCGCCTGGACCGGGCGCATGCCGGCCTCCGGGCAGGCGCTGGCCGCCCGCGCGCCCGAGCTGGCCGAGCGCCTGCGCGCGGGCGTGGCCGCAGGCGAGATGCCCTTCCTGAACATGCCCTACCGCGAGCGCCTGGAGCAGGCGCTGCCGCCGCTGCTCGCCAAGCTCAAGCCCTTCAGGCACATGCTCGTGCTCGGCATCGGCGGCTCGGCCCTCGGCGCGCGCGCCATGCAGAAGGCCTTTGCGCCCGGCCAGGACGGCCCGGACTATGCCGGGCCCTGGCTCTGGATCGCGGACAATGTCTGCGCGAGCCAGTTCGAGGCGCTGCTCGGGAAGCTCCCGCCGAAAGAGACGGTCGTCGTGTGCATCAGCAAGTCCGGCGGCACCATCGAGACGCTGGCGCAGTATTTCCTCGTGCGGGCGTGGCTCCAGAAGGCGCTCGGCGACGGCTGGCAAAAGCACATGGTGGTCGTGACCGACCAGAAAAAGGGCTATCTGCGCCAGGAAGCCACGGAAAAGGCGCTGGACGCCCTCGAAGTGCCGGACTATCTCGGCGGCCGCTATTCGGCGCTCTCGGCCGTTGGCCTCTTGCCCGCGGGCTTCATCGGCATCGACTGGCAGGCCCTGCTCAGGGGCGCGGCCTCGGTGGCGCAGCCGCTTCTGGCCGACCCGGCGAGCATCGCGCGGCATCCTTCCTTCTCGCTGGCCTGCTGGGCGCGGGAGCTGGAAGAGCATGACTACGGCCAGCTCATCTTTTTCTGCTACATCCCGCAGTGGGCGGCCTACGGCCAGTGGTTCGCGCAGCTCTGGGCCGAGAGCCTCGGCAAGGACGGCAAGGGGAGCCTGCCCGTGCCGGCCACGGGCGTGACCGACCAGCACTCGGTGAACCAGATGTTCCTCGACGGGCCGCGCAACAAGGGCTGCCTCTTCCTCACGGGCGAGCAGCCGCGCTCGGGCCGCAGCTTCGGGCAGGACCTACCCGAGCAGTGGGCCTGGCTGCGCGGCAAGGCCTTCGACAGCCTGCTGGACGCCGAGGCCCTTGGCACGCGCATGGCGCTCTGCAAGAGCGGGGTGCCGCTGGTCAACGTGCACATGGGGAGCCTCGACGAATTCGCGGCCGGCTCGCTGATGATGCTCCTTGAGGCGGCCACCATCTTCACGGGCTGGCTCATGGGCATCAACCCGGTGGACCAGCCGGCGGTGGAGCTTGGCAAGCGCATCGCCAACACGCGCCTGGGCGCGCCGGGTTATACCGAGGAAGCGGCCGACCTCGCCGCCTTCCTCGCCGTGCCGGCGGAAAAGCAGGCGTTCTAG
- a CDS encoding ATP-binding protein, producing the protein MGAAKAGHEADGAKEEAERRVAQEAERLPLSYARTLSWLSLLFILLSSLALSFFISSSVRDTLLRRQEDFARQLVENLNSQIYRRFALPTIMANGRIALRQPTQYEHLDRVVRSVIEGLPVEKLRIYDFTRRVAYSSDKEDQGRAGLAPANVDAVLDGSTVSSEIVSSIPAWQAPFRVPLKEGTFVLRVLYPLRGEPMGPEHKVPVMGALELTQDITDDYERVLAFQGIIVVMCLLSSVLLFGVLHLLIQRAERVLAERMQKNRQLENELHSNERLVSMGRVVASIAHEIRNPLGIIRSSAELLQRRTAGADKGTARILGAIYDEAVRLSQTVNDFLDYARPRKPREDMVDVDLVLGQALAFLEGEFSRKGVSVERELEPGLFVRGDKDLLYRAFYNILVNGQQALDGPGVIRVSGRRLDAQAGGPETADGQPPEPLVALEFLDSGPGFDPATLGSLLDPFFTTKEGGTGLGLPIVQSIIVGHGGRIELENGEEGGALVRVILPGAAAAPKEPA; encoded by the coding sequence GTGGGAGCGGCGAAGGCCGGGCACGAGGCGGACGGCGCCAAGGAGGAGGCGGAGCGCCGCGTGGCCCAGGAGGCGGAGCGCCTGCCCCTGAGCTACGCGCGCACGCTCTCCTGGCTGTCCCTGCTCTTCATCCTGCTCTCGAGCCTCGCGCTCTCGTTCTTCATCTCGAGCTCGGTGCGCGACACCCTCCTCCGGCGGCAGGAGGATTTCGCGCGCCAGCTCGTGGAAAACCTCAACAGCCAGATCTACCGCCGCTTCGCGCTGCCCACCATCATGGCCAACGGGCGCATCGCGCTCCGCCAGCCCACGCAGTACGAGCATCTCGACCGCGTGGTGCGCTCGGTCATCGAGGGGCTGCCCGTGGAGAAGCTGCGCATCTATGACTTCACGCGGCGCGTGGCCTATTCCAGCGACAAGGAGGACCAGGGCCGCGCCGGCCTCGCGCCGGCCAATGTGGACGCGGTGCTGGACGGCTCCACCGTGAGCTCCGAGATCGTCTCCAGCATCCCGGCGTGGCAGGCGCCCTTCCGCGTGCCGCTCAAGGAGGGCACCTTCGTCCTCCGGGTGCTCTATCCGCTGCGCGGCGAGCCCATGGGCCCGGAGCACAAGGTGCCCGTCATGGGGGCGCTGGAGCTCACGCAGGACATCACGGACGACTACGAGCGCGTGCTGGCCTTTCAGGGCATCATCGTGGTCATGTGCCTGCTCTCGTCCGTCTTGCTCTTCGGCGTGTTGCACCTGCTCATCCAGCGGGCCGAGCGCGTGCTCGCCGAGCGCATGCAGAAAAACCGCCAGCTCGAGAACGAGCTGCACAGCAACGAGCGTCTCGTGAGCATGGGGCGGGTGGTGGCGAGCATCGCCCACGAGATCCGCAACCCGCTCGGCATCATCCGCTCCAGCGCGGAGCTCTTGCAGCGGCGCACCGCCGGGGCCGACAAGGGCACGGCGCGCATCCTGGGCGCCATCTACGACGAGGCCGTGCGCCTCTCGCAGACGGTCAACGACTTTCTGGACTACGCGAGGCCGCGCAAGCCCCGCGAGGACATGGTGGACGTGGACCTCGTGCTCGGCCAGGCGCTGGCCTTCCTCGAGGGGGAGTTCAGCCGCAAGGGCGTCAGCGTGGAGCGCGAGCTGGAGCCCGGGCTCTTCGTGCGCGGCGACAAGGATTTGCTGTACCGCGCCTTTTACAATATCCTCGTCAACGGGCAGCAGGCGCTGGACGGCCCGGGCGTCATCCGGGTGAGCGGGCGCAGGCTCGACGCTCAAGCGGGAGGCCCGGAAACGGCGGACGGCCAGCCGCCCGAACCACTCGTGGCGCTGGAATTTCTGGACTCCGGCCCCGGCTTCGACCCGGCAACCCTCGGAAGCCTGCTCGACCCCTTCTTTACCACCAAGGAGGGGGGCACGGGCCTGGGGCTGCCCATCGTGCAGTCCATCATCGTGGGCCACGGCGGGCGCATCGAGCTAGAAAACGGCGAAGAAGGCGGGGCGCTCGTGCGGGTCATCCTGCCCGGGGCGGCCGCGGCCCCCAAGGAACCGGCCTGA
- a CDS encoding sigma-54 dependent transcriptional regulator — MGEKAHILVIDDEKNYLLVLQTLLEDEGYTVTAISDPETALAFLEESEVDVVVTDMKMPKVSGREVLQRVKKEWPYIPVLIMTAFGSIESAVDVMKYGAFDYITKPFSNDELLLSIHNAVELSRAHRQYRLLQEAMENRYGIHQIVGRSKAIRDVLVMVERAAPSRSTVLISGESGTGKELVARAIHYASPRKDKPFISVNCMALNPGVLESELFGHEKGSFTGAVALRRGRFEQADGGTLFLDEVGELTPDLQVKLLRVLQERKFERVGGGEEIEVDIRVVAASNKDLAALVERGAFREDLFYRLNVVQIPLPPLRERREDIPLLVAHFVEKVCTDDNLPPKTFSTEALNYLTGYEWPGNIRQLENVVESCLVLVPGATIGVDDLPAEIRDEEAQFKSAVDLLPVQLDLADTLEKIEAALIRRALVRADLVQVKAAEYLGISKSLLQYKLKKYGITGH; from the coding sequence ATGGGTGAAAAGGCGCATATCCTCGTCATCGACGACGAGAAAAACTATCTCCTCGTTCTCCAGACCCTGCTGGAAGACGAGGGCTATACCGTCACGGCCATCAGCGACCCGGAGACCGCGCTCGCCTTTCTGGAGGAGAGCGAGGTGGACGTGGTCGTCACGGACATGAAGATGCCCAAGGTGAGCGGCCGCGAGGTGCTCCAGCGGGTGAAGAAGGAGTGGCCGTATATCCCGGTGCTCATCATGACGGCCTTCGGCTCCATCGAGAGCGCCGTGGACGTGATGAAGTACGGCGCCTTTGACTACATCACCAAGCCCTTTTCCAACGACGAGCTCCTGCTTTCCATCCACAACGCCGTGGAGCTCTCGCGCGCGCACCGGCAGTACCGCCTCTTGCAGGAGGCCATGGAAAACCGCTACGGCATCCACCAGATCGTGGGCCGCAGCAAGGCCATCCGCGACGTGCTCGTCATGGTGGAGCGCGCGGCGCCGAGCCGTTCGACGGTGCTCATCAGCGGCGAGTCCGGCACGGGCAAGGAGCTCGTGGCCCGCGCCATCCACTACGCAAGCCCGCGCAAGGACAAGCCCTTCATCTCGGTCAACTGCATGGCCCTCAACCCGGGCGTTCTCGAAAGCGAGCTTTTCGGCCACGAGAAGGGCTCGTTCACGGGCGCGGTGGCCCTCAGGCGCGGCCGCTTCGAGCAGGCGGACGGCGGTACGCTCTTTCTGGACGAGGTGGGCGAGCTCACGCCCGACTTGCAGGTCAAGCTTTTGCGCGTCCTGCAGGAGCGCAAGTTCGAGCGCGTGGGCGGCGGCGAGGAGATCGAGGTCGACATCCGCGTGGTGGCCGCCAGCAACAAGGACCTCGCCGCGCTGGTGGAGCGCGGGGCCTTCCGCGAAGATCTCTTCTACCGGCTCAACGTGGTGCAGATACCGCTGCCCCCCCTGCGCGAGCGGCGCGAGGACATCCCGCTGCTCGTGGCGCACTTTGTGGAAAAGGTCTGCACGGACGACAACCTGCCCCCCAAGACCTTCTCCACCGAGGCGCTCAACTACCTCACGGGCTACGAGTGGCCGGGCAATATCCGCCAGCTGGAGAACGTGGTGGAGAGCTGCCTCGTGCTGGTGCCGGGGGCGACCATCGGCGTGGACGACCTGCCCGCCGAGATCCGCGACGAGGAGGCCCAGTTCAAGAGCGCCGTGGACCTTTTGCCCGTGCAGCTCGACCTCGCGGACACGCTGGAGAAGATCGAGGCCGCGCTCATCCGGCGGGCTCTGGTGCGCGCGGACCTTGTGCAGGTCAAGGCGGCGGAATATTTGGGCATTTCCAAGAGCCTGCTCCAGTACAAGCTCAAGAAGTACGGCATCACCGGCCATTAG
- a CDS encoding cytochrome c3 family protein translates to MKSLCIGLCAPVLVILVLGAAASGAYGKNLLDLGEPMELDAGKSPRMYVTFNHSSHKKIACRTCHHEGLPGNRYAACTNEECHSLPGPSERDPMSVYMAYHAPDTDRSCYGCHKKLAGKYPNFKGCQPCHMTPQGKKLAAEKAAAKK, encoded by the coding sequence ATGAAATCTCTCTGCATCGGGCTCTGCGCCCCTGTTCTCGTGATCCTTGTGCTCGGAGCCGCGGCTTCGGGCGCGTACGGCAAAAACCTCCTGGACCTGGGTGAGCCCATGGAGCTGGATGCGGGCAAGTCGCCGCGGATGTATGTGACCTTCAACCACAGCTCGCACAAGAAGATCGCCTGCCGCACCTGCCATCACGAGGGCCTGCCCGGCAACCGCTACGCCGCCTGCACCAACGAGGAGTGCCACTCCCTCCCCGGGCCTTCCGAACGCGACCCCATGAGCGTCTACATGGCCTACCACGCGCCGGATACCGACCGCTCCTGTTACGGCTGCCACAAGAAGCTCGCCGGCAAGTATCCCAATTTCAAGGGCTGCCAGCCCTGCCACATGACGCCGCAGGGCAAGAAGCTGGCCGCGGAAAAGGCGGCCGCCAAGAAATAG
- the htpG gene encoding molecular chaperone HtpG: MAENGKKKRQFRAEVRKVLNILTHSLYTNREIFLRELISNASDALDKLRFRVNRGETPRHPDLPLEIRITLDKDAKTLTIADTGLGMTAEELAENLGTIAKSGSEAFLADLAAENAKNPGGEEAAATADAASIIGRFGVGFYSVFMVADKVEVTSRPAFGNEDVPAHVWTSDGLGTYTVEESTASEPVRGTVITAHLKDDCLEYAEKFRVESAIRKHSAFVPFPIFVDGERVNTQPALWREPKTSVKKEDYAAFYKAITYDGKDPLDVEHIAVDVPVQFTALLFIPDSSMDFFGADRDYWGLDLYARRVLIQHRNKELIPEYLAFLKGVVDTEDLPLNISRETLQENIILRKINQVIVKQTLSHLEAMARDDVEKYNRFWRLHGKVFKLGYHDFVNRERVAALLRFNSSALPDAEALTSLDDYMARAPEGQKTIWYVTAPNREAARLNPHMEIFKKKGIEALFLFEPVDEFVMDGLGSYKDWEFKAVETAGDDALAAFEDKEKPEEVAPLSEDDSTSFDGLMARMKEILGDKVTEVRVSRRLADSPAVLVSPDGGMTASMEKLLKVMNKDDSLPVKVLEVNRDHPLLRSMLTIFKADREDRVLSDMTQNLFDSCLLLDGYLKDPQALATRENRLLTEAAAWYVEVKKI; this comes from the coding sequence ATGGCCGAAAACGGCAAGAAAAAACGCCAGTTCCGCGCCGAAGTGCGCAAGGTTCTCAATATCCTCACCCATTCGCTCTACACCAACCGCGAGATCTTCCTGCGCGAGCTCATCTCCAATGCCTCGGACGCGCTGGACAAGCTGCGCTTCCGCGTCAACCGCGGCGAGACGCCGCGCCACCCCGACCTGCCGCTGGAAATCCGCATCACGCTCGATAAAGACGCCAAGACCCTGACCATCGCGGACACCGGCCTCGGCATGACCGCCGAGGAGCTGGCGGAAAACCTCGGCACCATCGCCAAGTCCGGCTCCGAGGCCTTTCTGGCCGACCTCGCCGCCGAGAACGCGAAAAACCCCGGAGGCGAGGAGGCCGCGGCCACTGCGGACGCGGCCAGCATCATCGGCCGTTTCGGCGTGGGCTTCTATTCCGTGTTCATGGTGGCCGACAAGGTGGAGGTCACCTCGCGCCCGGCCTTCGGCAATGAGGACGTTCCCGCCCATGTGTGGACGAGCGACGGCCTCGGCACCTACACGGTGGAGGAAAGCACGGCGTCCGAGCCCGTGCGCGGCACCGTCATCACCGCCCACCTCAAGGACGACTGCCTCGAATATGCCGAGAAATTCCGCGTGGAGTCGGCCATCCGCAAGCATTCGGCCTTCGTGCCCTTCCCCATTTTCGTGGACGGCGAGCGCGTGAACACCCAGCCCGCGCTCTGGCGCGAGCCCAAGACCAGTGTGAAAAAAGAGGACTACGCCGCCTTTTACAAGGCCATCACCTATGACGGCAAGGACCCGCTGGACGTGGAGCACATCGCCGTGGACGTGCCCGTGCAGTTCACGGCCCTGCTCTTCATCCCCGACTCGAGCATGGACTTCTTCGGGGCCGACCGCGACTACTGGGGCCTTGACCTCTACGCGCGCCGGGTGCTCATCCAGCACCGCAACAAGGAGCTCATCCCCGAATACCTGGCCTTCCTCAAGGGCGTGGTGGACACCGAGGACCTGCCGCTCAACATCTCGCGCGAGACGCTTCAGGAAAACATCATCCTGCGCAAGATCAACCAGGTCATCGTCAAGCAGACCCTCTCCCATCTCGAGGCCATGGCCCGCGACGACGTGGAGAAGTACAACCGCTTCTGGCGGCTGCACGGCAAGGTCTTCAAGCTGGGCTACCATGATTTCGTCAACCGCGAGCGCGTGGCCGCGCTGTTGCGCTTCAACTCCTCGGCGCTGCCCGACGCCGAGGCCCTGACGAGCCTCGACGACTACATGGCCCGCGCGCCCGAGGGCCAGAAGACCATCTGGTATGTGACGGCTCCCAACCGCGAGGCCGCGCGTCTCAACCCGCACATGGAGATCTTCAAAAAGAAGGGCATCGAGGCGCTCTTCCTCTTCGAGCCCGTGGACGAGTTCGTCATGGACGGCCTCGGCTCCTACAAGGACTGGGAGTTCAAGGCCGTGGAGACCGCGGGGGACGACGCGCTGGCCGCCTTCGAGGACAAGGAGAAGCCCGAGGAGGTGGCCCCGCTCTCCGAGGACGATTCCACCTCTTTCGACGGCCTCATGGCCCGCATGAAGGAGATTTTGGGCGACAAGGTGACGGAAGTGCGCGTCTCGCGCCGCCTCGCCGACAGCCCGGCCGTGCTCGTCTCGCCCGACGGTGGCATGACGGCCTCCATGGAAAAGCTGCTCAAGGTGATGAACAAGGACGACTCCCTGCCCGTCAAGGTGCTGGAGGTCAACCGCGACCATCCGCTGTTGCGCAGCATGCTCACCATCTTCAAGGCCGACCGCGAGGACAGGGTGCTCTCCGACATGACCCAGAACCTCTTTGACAGCTGCCTCCTGCTGGACGGCTACCTCAAGGACCCGCAGGCTCTGGCCACGCGTGAGAACCGCCTGCTCACCGAGGCCGCTGCCTGGTATGTGGAAGTGAAGAAGATCTAG